From Lycium ferocissimum isolate CSIRO_LF1 chromosome 12, AGI_CSIRO_Lferr_CH_V1, whole genome shotgun sequence, one genomic window encodes:
- the LOC132039356 gene encoding extensin-2-like codes for MKFNDGGPARGRHLPQILVALAILAVVNVVSADPYVYSSPPPPSYEYKSPPPPSPSPPPPYVYKSPPPPSPSPPPPYVYKSPPPPSPSPPPPYVYTSPPPPSPSPPPPYVYKSPPPPSPSPPPPYVYKSPPPATPSPPPPYVYKSPPPPSPSPPPPYYYKSPPPPSPSPPPPYYYKSPPPPSPSPPPPYYYKSPPPPSPSPPPPYYYKSPPPTSPSPPPPYYYKSPPLPSPSPPPPYYYKSPPPPSLSPPPPYYYKSPPPPSPSPPPPYYYKSPPPPKSSPPPPYYYNSPPPPKKSPPPPYYYSSPPPPKKSPPPPYHYTSPPPPAKSPPPPYYYSSPPPPKKSPPPPYHYTSPPPPAKSPPPPYYYSSPPPPKKSPPPPYYYTSPPPPIHYYPPHHHFVVKVVGKVYCFRCYDKMFPEKSHAKKHLKGAVVEVTCKAGDKKIVSYGTTKINGKFSVTVKGFEYRKYGAKACKAKLHNAPEDSKCDIPTDLHWGIKGANLRVKSKNRYEVVLYAKPFAYGSKISYAKCTKPKHTPAPYYYKSPPPPSPTYVYKSPPPPSPTYVYKSPQPPTYYYKSPPPPTKSPSPAYYYKSPPPPSPKPSPVYYYKSPPPPSPSPPPPYYYKSPPPPTKSPPPPYHYTSPPPPSPKPTPVYYYKSPPPPSPSPRPPYYYKSPPPPSPSPPPPYYYKSPPPPSPSPPPPYYYKSPPPPSPSPPPPYYYKSPPPPSPSPPPPYYYKSPPPPSPSPPPPYYYKSPPPPTPTYVVHHLPLMSTPPPPPPTPTYTTNLHHHLHQPPPPYSTSLLHHPPSPPPSILLQPPPPSPPYIYKSPPPPIPTYVLLQVSSTTTTISTYVYKSPPPPTHTPPPYYYHSPPPPSPSPPPPY; via the exons ATGAAGTTCAACGATGGCGGCCCAGCTAGGGGTCGTCATTTGCCACAAATCTTAGTGGCATTGGCCATATTGGCTGTTGTTAATGTAGTGTCGGCTGACCCCTATGTATATTCTTCTCCACCACCTCCATCATATGAATACAAGTCACCACcacctccttctccttctccgcCGCCACCTTATGTGTACAAATCTCCACCTCCTCCATCACCCTCTCCCCCGCCACCATATGTCTATAAATCACCACCTCCTCCTTCGCCCTCTCCACCTCCACCATATGTGTATACGTCTCCACCTCCTCCATCACCTTCACCTCCGCCACCTTATGTGTACAAATCACCACCTCCTCCTTCGccatctccaccaccaccatatGTATATAAGTCCCCACCACCTGCAACAccatctccaccaccaccatatGTATATAAGTCTCCACCACCTCCATCACCATCTCCTCCACCACCTTACTACTACAAATCACCTCCTCCACCGTCACCTTCACCTCCTCCACCATATTACTACAAGTCTCCACCTCCCCCGTCACCATCACCTCCTCCACCATACTACTACAAGTCCCCACCTCCACCTTCGCCGTCACCTCCACCACCCTACTATTACAAATCTCCACCACCAACTTCACCGTCTCCACCCCCACCTTATTATTATAAATCTCCACCACTACCTTCACCATCACCACCTCCACCATACTACTACAAATCTCCACCACCTCCTTCGCTTTCTCCTCCACCACCTTACTATTACAAATCTCCTCCACCACCATCACCTTCACCTCCACCACCCTATTACTACAAATCTCCACCTCCCCCTAAGTCTTCACCACCCCCACCTTACTACTACAACTCTCCGCCCCCACCCAAGAAGTCACCTCCTCCACCATATTATTACTCCTCCCCACCACCACCAAAGAAATCACCTCCTCCACCATATCACTACACTTCTCCACCACCACCAGCTAAGTCACCTCCTCCGCCATACTACTACAGCTCTCCTCCCCCACCAAAGAAATCGCCTCCTCCACCATATCACTACACTTCTCCACCACCACCAGCTAAGTCACCTCCTCCGCCATACTACTACAGCTCTCCTCCACCACCCAAGAAATCACCTCCTCCACCATACTACTACACTTCCCCACCACCACCTATTCACTATTATCCTCCACATCATCATTTTGTGGTCAAGGTTGTGGGAAAAGTTTACTGTTTTAGATGCTATGATAAGATGTTCCCAGAAAAGTCTCACGCTAAGAAGCATCTCAAAG GTGCTGTTGTTGAGGTGACTTGTAAGGCTGGCGACAAGAAAATTGTGAGTTACGGTACCACTAAGATCAACGGAAAATTCAGTGTCACTGTTAAAGGATTTGAATATCGCAAATATGGAGCAAAGGCTTGCAAGGCTAAACTCCACAATGCTCCAGAGGATTCAAAGTGTGACATTCCTACAGATCTTCATTGGGGAATTAAGGGTGCTAACCTTAGAGTGAAGTCAAAGAATCGTTACGAAGTTGTACTCTATGCAAAACCGTTTGCTTATGGCTCTAAGATTTCTTATGCGAAATGCACAAAGCCCAAACATACACCTGCTCCATACTATTATAAATCTCCACCACCTCCGTCACCGACTTATGTTTATAAGTCACCACCTCCCCCATCCCCGACATACGTTTACAAATCTCCACAACCACCTACCTATTATTATAAGTCTCCGCCACCACCGACTAAGTCTCCATCACCTGCTTACTATTACAAGTCTCCACCCCCACCATCACCAAAACCTTCACCTGTATATTATTATAAATCACCACCACCCCCGTCACCTTCGCCTCCACCTCCTTACTACTACAAatctccaccaccaccaactaAGTCTCCACCACCTCCTTATCACTACACGTCTCCACCTCCACCATCACCAAAACCTACACCTGTATACTATTATAAATCACCACCTCCTCCGTCACCATCGCCTCGACCTCCTTACTATTATAAATCTCCTCCCCCACCATCCCCATCACCACCCCCACCTTATTATTACAAgtctccaccaccaccatcacccTCTCCCCCACCTCCCTACTACTACAAgtctccaccaccaccatcgCCATCTCCTCCACCACCTTACTACTACAAGTCTCCACCACCACCTTcgccatcaccaccaccaccttaCTACTACAAGTCTCCTCCACCACCATCACCATCTCCTCCACCTCCATACTACTACAAGTCTCCTCCACCACCAACTCCCACTTATGTCGTCCACCACCTACCTCTTATGTCTACtccaccaccacctccaccAACCCCTACATACACTACAAATCTCCACCACCACCTTCACCAACCACCACCACCTTACTCTACAAGTCTCCTCCACCACCCACCATCTCCTCCACCCTCCATACTACTACAACCTCCTCCACCATCTCCTCCTTACATCTAcaaatcaccaccaccaccaatccCTACATATGTACTACTACAAGtctcctccaccaccaccaccatctccACCTATGTTTACAAATCACCTCCTCCTCCAACACACACTCCTCCACCATACTACTACCAttctccaccaccaccatcgCCATCTCCTCCACCTCCATATTAG